Proteins from one Malania oleifera isolate guangnan ecotype guangnan chromosome 4, ASM2987363v1, whole genome shotgun sequence genomic window:
- the LOC131153979 gene encoding uncharacterized protein LOC131153979, with product MEEFNTCLDNCGLMDLVVSSSNMSWCNGHNGHSRSWAKLDRVLYNLTFLQSLANIYFEYGNRRTSDHKPLIIWFHRDLHRYGPSPFRYQNMSRTHLSFKSCVEEAWREEFLGTSFVRLADKLKHTKVTIRNWNKQVFGHVHQNIKKMEESMEVLEAQLQEGYLLEIEENFFLSKLELGA from the coding sequence atggaggaatttaatacttgtttggacaactgtggtcttatggatttAGTTGTTTCTAGCagcaacatgtcttggtgtaatggtcacaaTGGACATTCTCGGAGTTGGGCAAAATTGGATAGGGTCCTCTATAATTTGACTTTTCTCCAATCTTTggcaaatatttattttgagtatggaaataGGAGGACTTCAGATCATAAACCATTGATTATTTGGTTTCATAGAGATTTGCATAggtatggtccttctcccttcaggTATCAAAATATGTCGAGAACTCATCTGTCTTTTAAGTCTTGTGTGGAGGAAGCTTGGAGGGAGGAATTCCTTGGCACGAGTTTTGTTAGACTTGCCGATAAATTGAAGCATACGAAAGTTACAATCCGAAACTGGAACAAGCAGGTATTTGGACATGTGCATCAGAACATTAAAAAAatggaggaaagtatggaggttCTAGAGGCTCAGCTTCAGGAAGGGTATTTGCTAGAAATTGAGGAAAATTTCTTCCTTTCTAAACTCGAGTTGGGAGCATag